In Phosphitispora fastidiosa, a single genomic region encodes these proteins:
- a CDS encoding nicotinate phosphoribosyltransferase, whose translation MSIFDHKRLPKELFQIDVERMRKGWFSDAYFGNTVMVLDALASEPGYMFTGNSDIPVGEINNGNVIIEMQFFTRRKPFSVVAGVDEALAILEECTGYFDKDGKFVNTYNQLEVDAVHDGTFSYYSGNPLEVQPVLRVRGRYRDFAVLETTILGVLTEATRVATNVYNVMVATRGKDVLFFPARFAHYKLQALHGYAYFLAVQAYNHKFNKNSRASVSTDTQGGWWGSRGGGTMAHASIACFFGDTVETTLQFARNLPIDVKRIALVDFHNDCIGETLKVMQVMWDKYWEIFKTGNKEEAEKYRLFGVRPDTAGNMRDISLPPLGDKKLDCGVNPRLVWALREAIDKAWKDWALNLHAQEAAKRWCKDVKIVATGGFNVQRINEFEDLGVPVDIYGVGSSLLENSNTSGTNNDFTADIVRVKIDGEWKELCKIGRQACNNPDLEQFQS comes from the coding sequence GTGAGCATATTTGACCATAAACGTCTGCCCAAAGAACTGTTCCAGATTGATGTGGAACGGATGCGGAAAGGCTGGTTCAGCGACGCATATTTCGGTAACACAGTTATGGTCCTGGATGCTCTGGCATCCGAACCAGGCTACATGTTCACCGGAAACAGCGATATCCCTGTCGGCGAAATTAACAACGGTAATGTCATTATTGAGATGCAGTTTTTTACCCGCCGGAAACCATTCAGCGTAGTTGCCGGTGTTGACGAGGCCCTGGCCATCCTGGAAGAATGCACCGGTTACTTTGACAAAGATGGCAAATTTGTCAATACATATAACCAACTGGAAGTGGATGCTGTCCATGATGGGACCTTCTCCTATTACAGCGGAAACCCGCTTGAAGTACAGCCGGTACTTAGGGTCCGGGGCCGTTACCGGGATTTTGCCGTCCTCGAAACCACGATCCTGGGGGTGCTGACCGAGGCCACCAGGGTAGCAACCAATGTCTATAACGTAATGGTTGCCACCCGCGGCAAGGATGTCCTGTTCTTCCCTGCCAGATTTGCCCACTATAAACTGCAGGCCCTGCATGGGTATGCATATTTCCTGGCTGTCCAGGCATATAACCATAAATTCAATAAAAACTCCCGGGCATCCGTATCCACTGACACTCAGGGCGGATGGTGGGGTTCCAGGGGCGGGGGCACCATGGCTCACGCAAGCATCGCATGTTTCTTTGGGGATACTGTGGAAACCACCCTGCAGTTTGCCAGAAACCTGCCTATCGACGTAAAGCGGATTGCCCTGGTAGACTTCCATAACGACTGTATAGGCGAAACCTTAAAGGTAATGCAGGTGATGTGGGATAAATACTGGGAAATCTTTAAAACCGGCAATAAAGAAGAGGCCGAAAAATACAGGCTGTTTGGTGTAAGACCTGACACTGCCGGGAATATGCGTGATATCTCACTCCCTCCTCTGGGCGATAAAAAACTGGATTGTGGCGTGAACCCCAGACTTGTTTGGGCGCTCAGAGAAGCAATCGATAAAGCCTGGAAGGATTGGGCGCTCAACCTTCATGCACAGGAAGCGGCCAAAAGATGGTGTAAGGATGTCAAAATAGTAGCTACAGGTGGTTTCAACGTTCAGAGGATAAACGAATTCGAGGATCTTGGAGTACCGGTTGATATTTATGGAGTGGGTTCATCTCTCCTGGAAAACTCCAATACATCCGGGACCAACAACGATTTTACCGCTGACATTGTCAGGGTAAAAATTGACGGTGAATGGAAAGAACTGTGCAAGATTGGCAGGCAGGCGTGTAACAACCCTGATCTGGAACAATTTCAAAGCTAA
- a CDS encoding L-lactate MFS transporter, whose product MSSSQSAGKGWLVTLSGTGINLALGVLYAWSVIAKSLTNDWGWSATMASKPYAVACGVFAVMMVFAGRAQDKYGPKIVASLGGALTGIGMIISSFASQGDNTLMIIGFGILAGTGIGLGYASATPPAVKWFPPAKKGLITGIVVSGFGLASVYISPLTNNLLANVGISKTFMILGIAFFIVSVLLSQFLVNPPAGFVPKGMPVQSKAAASANKKHDFEWHEMMKTPQFYLLWLMYAFASFAGLMIIGHMAKIAGKQLPGTELGFILVAILAIGNAGGRIIAGVVSDKLGRTRTMLLVFTLQAIVMVLLAKATTVPLLIAGALFVGFNYGSNLSLFPSTTADYFGTKNLGVNYGLVFTAWGVGGVFGSMVAGKIVDATGSYNTAFLVAAVLCVAAAATTFITKAPKTITVDKPFRTAGIPQMVNPLIDEKETKNK is encoded by the coding sequence ATGAGTTCTAGTCAGTCAGCCGGCAAAGGGTGGCTTGTTACCCTATCCGGAACAGGAATTAATCTAGCTCTCGGTGTTTTATATGCCTGGAGTGTTATCGCCAAATCTCTTACCAATGATTGGGGCTGGAGTGCAACTATGGCTTCCAAGCCTTATGCTGTTGCCTGCGGAGTTTTTGCTGTAATGATGGTCTTTGCCGGAAGAGCCCAGGACAAATACGGGCCAAAGATAGTGGCATCCTTAGGCGGTGCCCTGACAGGTATCGGTATGATTATTTCCAGCTTTGCTTCCCAAGGTGATAATACACTTATGATAATCGGCTTTGGTATCCTTGCCGGTACAGGTATCGGCCTTGGTTATGCGTCTGCTACCCCGCCGGCCGTCAAGTGGTTCCCACCGGCCAAAAAAGGCCTGATCACGGGAATTGTCGTCAGCGGTTTTGGTCTGGCATCCGTATATATTTCCCCACTCACAAACAACCTGTTGGCAAATGTAGGTATCAGCAAAACATTTATGATTCTGGGGATTGCCTTCTTCATCGTTAGCGTTCTGTTATCCCAGTTCCTGGTTAACCCACCGGCAGGTTTTGTCCCCAAAGGCATGCCCGTACAAAGCAAGGCTGCCGCATCAGCTAATAAGAAGCATGATTTCGAATGGCATGAAATGATGAAAACCCCGCAGTTCTATCTGCTTTGGCTGATGTATGCCTTTGCATCCTTTGCAGGACTGATGATAATCGGTCATATGGCTAAGATTGCCGGCAAACAGCTTCCCGGCACCGAACTTGGTTTTATCCTGGTGGCCATTCTTGCCATAGGCAACGCCGGCGGCCGTATTATCGCCGGTGTAGTTTCCGATAAACTTGGTCGTACCCGCACCATGCTGTTGGTATTTACCCTGCAGGCGATTGTTATGGTGCTTTTGGCAAAAGCAACCACAGTGCCGCTGCTGATTGCAGGTGCGCTGTTTGTAGGCTTTAACTATGGTTCGAACCTGTCACTGTTCCCATCAACAACAGCTGACTATTTTGGCACCAAGAACCTCGGGGTCAACTATGGCCTGGTATTTACCGCCTGGGGTGTGGGTGGTGTGTTTGGTTCCATGGTAGCAGGTAAGATCGTTGATGCCACAGGGTCTTACAATACAGCTTTTTTAGTGGCAGCTGTTCTTTGTGTTGCTGCAGCTGCCACAACATTTATTACCAAGGCGCCCAAAACCATTACGGTTGACAAACCATTCCGGACTGCCGGTATTCCCCAAATGGTTAACCCACTGATTGATGAAAAAGAAACCAAGAATAAATAA
- a CDS encoding TetR/AcrR family transcriptional regulator — MEQQTRRERKKEETRQKLLDVSFSLFVEQGYDNTTVDQITERADIGKGTFYNYFPSKEAILHEFMENLSVQRSEKIWDDVMALQDTRQRLARTYQSLAAWFEEYPELIRVYQLERVNTKLNDPLNYRMHFELFIAEILKKGQEMGDIRGDIDVMEMVDHLMGITMMIMCRWFESGTGQGLYRLYMRGVDFFLIGALSAD, encoded by the coding sequence ATGGAACAGCAGACCCGCAGGGAGAGAAAAAAGGAAGAGACAAGACAGAAGCTTCTTGATGTGTCCTTTAGTTTATTTGTGGAGCAGGGATATGACAATACTACGGTAGACCAGATTACTGAGAGAGCAGATATAGGGAAAGGAACATTTTACAATTATTTTCCTTCTAAAGAAGCAATCCTGCATGAATTCATGGAGAACCTGAGTGTGCAGAGAAGTGAGAAAATCTGGGATGATGTCATGGCGCTTCAAGATACCCGGCAGCGCCTGGCCAGGACTTATCAGAGTCTGGCCGCTTGGTTTGAGGAATATCCCGAACTAATCAGAGTTTACCAGTTGGAGAGGGTAAATACTAAACTCAATGACCCCCTCAATTATAGAATGCACTTTGAACTATTTATTGCTGAAATATTAAAAAAGGGTCAGGAAATGGGAGACATCAGAGGGGATATAGATGTAATGGAGATGGTGGACCATCTGATGGGCATCACAATGATGATTATGTGCCGCTGGTTTGAGTCTGGCACCGGCCAGGGGCTGTACCGTCTTTACATGCGAGGTGTGGATTTTTTCCTTATCGGGGCGCTGAGCGCTGACTAG
- a CDS encoding PEP/pyruvate-binding domain-containing protein: MGKNVYWLTEIYQDDTDKVGGKAANLGDLARNLPCPAGFCLVSEAYFQNLKHYGIDQKIREKLALIDTGNIEALEQASLEIGEMVTAMPLLPDYENALIVAFNRLAEGKEELRVAVRSSATAEDLVGASFAGQQETFLEVEGIENVLLAVKKCWASLWTTRAIHYRERNGFEHHLVKMAVIVQEMIPAQVAGVMFTANPVTNSREEIRIEAVRGLGEQLVSGHAAGDVYVLKKSGEANIDLVSKDIVDPGSGQMLTDYDIRELAHTGIKIERYYGNYQDIEWAYCRGEMYFLQTRPITTLRDEDLPDIDGSAMNKDRQEVMAWVAERFPDPIMPIDGVVVKVLFMAQFEAMQNFGYTIGEPDWSRVDRGIFPEFFAPPTIRPGFKRFWQCFRVGKTLDSDPAGEWAAEQVYLLEMLEKLKRRDMSALPLEVVLDYITEGLHHFHYFNVLRYKYFAQNRIPSAILLRWLRFMFRDKAEAVAVYEKLVTGLDNATLRTNRAVRELAAEAVRSREVSALFENVPPDKILTQLEETEAGREFLGKFREFLLEFGERETNMGLGGIGSPTWQDSPEVVFGIIRAMLDEDPDEFRSREADRAGKAQKAEELVSSRLSKGIYALFNAKKMFRKLVRHARSFAAFRENSHYDVTRSLHVFRILFAELGKRFVRMGLVKDPRDIYYLTYFEIKDILLIIYHGLEEVNVKELNARIMSRKDEQVRRMARWSMRSQPVSDSEVIRGVPASQGLVKGIARIIKDPGDFHRVRKGDILVAPYTNPAWTPLFTTAAGLLVETGGAASHAAIIAREYGIPAVMGVIRATEMFQDGEPISLNGTTGVIQRA; encoded by the coding sequence ATGGGAAAAAATGTGTACTGGTTAACGGAAATTTATCAGGATGATACTGATAAAGTGGGTGGAAAGGCAGCCAACCTCGGGGACCTGGCCCGGAACTTGCCTTGCCCGGCCGGGTTCTGCCTGGTGTCGGAGGCCTACTTTCAGAACCTGAAGCATTATGGTATAGACCAAAAAATCAGGGAAAAACTGGCCCTGATTGATACCGGGAATATCGAAGCCTTGGAGCAGGCAAGTCTGGAAATCGGTGAGATGGTTACGGCGATGCCTCTGCTGCCGGATTATGAGAATGCCCTGATTGTTGCTTTTAACCGCCTGGCCGAAGGCAAAGAAGAACTGCGGGTTGCTGTCAGGTCATCGGCTACTGCTGAAGACCTGGTGGGTGCGTCTTTTGCCGGCCAGCAGGAAACGTTTCTGGAAGTAGAGGGCATAGAAAATGTCCTTCTGGCAGTTAAGAAGTGCTGGGCCTCCCTGTGGACCACTAGGGCTATCCACTATAGGGAACGCAACGGTTTTGAACACCATCTGGTTAAAATGGCGGTAATTGTCCAGGAGATGATTCCGGCACAGGTGGCAGGAGTTATGTTTACTGCTAATCCGGTAACTAACTCCCGGGAAGAGATACGTATTGAAGCTGTCAGGGGCCTGGGGGAGCAGTTGGTTTCGGGACATGCTGCCGGTGATGTCTATGTGCTGAAGAAAAGCGGTGAAGCCAATATTGACCTGGTTTCCAAGGATATTGTAGATCCCGGAAGCGGTCAGATGCTTACAGATTATGATATCAGGGAACTAGCACATACCGGAATAAAAATCGAACGTTACTATGGCAATTATCAGGACATAGAATGGGCTTATTGCCGGGGTGAAATGTATTTCCTGCAGACCAGACCCATTACTACCCTGAGAGATGAAGACCTGCCTGATATTGACGGTTCTGCCATGAATAAGGACAGGCAGGAAGTAATGGCCTGGGTTGCCGAGCGGTTTCCGGACCCCATTATGCCCATTGACGGGGTAGTAGTCAAGGTGCTTTTCATGGCCCAGTTTGAGGCCATGCAGAATTTTGGCTATACCATCGGTGAACCGGACTGGAGCCGTGTTGACCGCGGGATTTTTCCGGAATTCTTCGCGCCTCCGACAATCAGGCCTGGCTTTAAACGGTTTTGGCAGTGTTTCAGGGTGGGCAAAACATTAGATTCCGACCCGGCAGGGGAATGGGCCGCAGAACAGGTATACCTCCTGGAAATGCTTGAAAAGCTGAAGAGAAGAGACATGTCTGCACTGCCTCTGGAGGTTGTCCTTGACTATATTACTGAGGGATTACATCATTTCCACTATTTTAATGTTTTAAGATACAAGTATTTTGCGCAGAACAGGATTCCCAGCGCCATTCTTCTGAGATGGCTGCGCTTTATGTTCCGGGATAAGGCTGAGGCTGTGGCTGTATATGAGAAGCTGGTTACCGGGCTTGACAATGCAACCCTCCGGACCAACCGGGCAGTTCGGGAATTGGCTGCAGAGGCGGTCAGGAGCCGGGAGGTAAGCGCTCTGTTTGAAAATGTTCCTCCTGATAAAATCCTCACCCAGCTAGAGGAAACTGAAGCCGGACGGGAATTCCTCGGTAAATTCCGTGAATTCCTGCTTGAATTCGGAGAGCGGGAAACAAATATGGGGCTCGGCGGGATAGGTTCTCCTACCTGGCAGGATTCGCCGGAAGTCGTTTTTGGCATCATCAGAGCCATGCTGGATGAGGACCCTGATGAATTCAGGAGCAGGGAAGCGGATAGGGCCGGAAAGGCCCAAAAGGCCGAAGAACTGGTAAGCTCCCGGCTGTCAAAGGGCATCTATGCACTGTTTAATGCCAAAAAAATGTTTCGAAAACTGGTCAGACATGCCCGGAGTTTTGCAGCATTCAGGGAAAACAGCCATTATGATGTGACGCGGAGCTTGCATGTATTCAGAATACTATTTGCCGAACTGGGTAAACGCTTTGTGAGGATGGGACTTGTCAAAGACCCTAGAGATATCTATTACCTGACCTATTTTGAAATCAAGGATATTCTCCTCATCATATATCACGGGCTTGAGGAGGTTAATGTAAAGGAACTGAATGCCAGGATTATGTCAAGGAAGGATGAACAGGTGCGCCGGATGGCACGCTGGAGCATGCGCAGCCAGCCCGTCAGCGATTCTGAGGTCATCAGGGGAGTGCCGGCCAGCCAGGGCCTGGTAAAAGGAATTGCCAGGATAATCAAAGACCCGGGGGATTTCCACCGGGTTAGGAAGGGAGACATCCTGGTAGCTCCATATACGAACCCTGCCTGGACCCCGTTGTTTACCACTGCGGCAGGTTTGCTTGTGGAAACCGGGGGAGCTGCTTCCCATGCGGCCATTATTGCCAGAGAATATGGCATTCCGGCAGTTATGGGTGTTATCAGAGCAACTGAAATGTTCCAGGATGGGGAACCGATTTCACTTAATGGCACCACAGGCGTGATTCAGCGTGCTTGA
- a CDS encoding diguanylate cyclase domain-containing protein → MITAAIIIIFALSFIVIYKLADMMARPMFIDGLTGTYNHKFFQETLTGEINRAAKTGKPLSMLMMDLDRETITVLTGKL, encoded by the coding sequence GTGATAACTGCGGCAATTATCATTATTTTTGCCTTGAGCTTCATTGTTATTTATAAACTTGCTGACATGATGGCCAGGCCCATGTTTATAGACGGGTTGACAGGTACATACAACCATAAGTTTTTTCAGGAGACTCTGACCGGGGAAATTAACAGAGCGGCGAAAACAGGGAAGCCTTTGAGTATGCTGATGATGGACCTGGACCGGGAAACAATTACGGTTTTGACCGGGAAACTATGA
- a CDS encoding response regulator, with the protein MALIMVIEEDELIRSILCEVIEQSGYDVIEAPDCESGERLFQKKHADLVIGHLCESGSGVPDGITLLKEKFPDARIITMAGRKTESTETTGLMSTIRTLTRPFKPQEMMRLIREMVLNQKVSAE; encoded by the coding sequence ATGGCTTTGATTATGGTTATTGAGGAAGATGAACTGATAAGGTCAATACTCTGTGAAGTAATTGAACAATCAGGTTATGATGTTATTGAGGCTCCCGATTGTGAGTCCGGAGAGCGGCTGTTCCAGAAAAAGCATGCCGACCTTGTAATAGGTCACCTTTGCGAATCCGGCAGCGGTGTTCCGGACGGAATTACCCTGTTAAAAGAAAAATTTCCCGATGCGAGGATAATTACCATGGCCGGCAGGAAGACTGAAAGTACTGAGACGACAGGGTTGATGAGTACTATCCGCACTCTGACCAGACCGTTCAAACCACAGGAAATGATGCGCCTAATCAGAGAGATGGTGTTGAATCAGAAGGTTTCGGCGGAATAG